In Chryseobacterium shigense, the following proteins share a genomic window:
- a CDS encoding acyl-CoA thioesterase, with translation MIHTTHSLRVRYGETDPMKYVYYGNYAEYFEVGRVELFRSIGISYDEIENQGIWLPVSDYKIKYIRPALYDQKLEIHTYVKKIPGVRIEFEYEIFNEEKVKITEASTTLFFLDAKTSKIIKCPDFLMKLIEENWQH, from the coding sequence ATGATACATACAACACACTCATTACGAGTACGTTACGGAGAAACAGACCCTATGAAATATGTGTACTACGGAAACTATGCAGAGTACTTTGAAGTTGGAAGGGTGGAACTCTTCAGAAGCATAGGAATCTCATACGATGAAATTGAAAACCAAGGAATTTGGCTGCCAGTTTCGGATTATAAAATAAAGTACATCCGTCCTGCCCTGTACGATCAAAAATTGGAAATTCACACGTATGTAAAAAAAATTCCGGGCGTAAGAATTGAATTTGAATATGAAATCTTCAATGAAGAAAAGGTGAAGATTACGGAAGCATCCACTACCCTGTTCTTTCTGGATGCAAAAACCAGCAAGATTATAAAATGTCCGGATTTCCTGATGAAACTTATTGAAGAGAACTGGCAACATTAG